In one window of Pseudoalteromonas espejiana DSM 9414 DNA:
- the trpD gene encoding anthranilate phosphoribosyltransferase, producing MSTELNSDLSVQQAIELLISNQSLSFSQAKALFDEIMQGNMSEIELTALLISLKIKGEVSDEIAGAAASMRENAVTFNTTSTQLADSCGTGGDGSNTINISTTAAIVAAAAGINMVKHGNRSVSSNSGSADLLKALGINIDMSPEQAAQCLEQTHFTFLFAPHYHSGVRHAMGVRTALKTRTIFNILGPLANPAAPDVQLLGVYDESLCMPMAQTLKTLGTKRAMIVHGSGTDEIALHGPTNVVELNNGEITHYTLSPSDFDLANYSLEQLAGEGPQYNANASLAILKGKGTDAHNAAIVVNVAALLYLSGKVQSLKDGAQQVQTLLSSGKAMDTLNAIIEVSHG from the coding sequence ATGAGCACAGAATTAAATTCAGATTTAAGCGTACAACAAGCCATTGAGCTGCTAATTAGCAACCAATCGCTGAGCTTTTCGCAAGCAAAAGCATTATTCGATGAAATAATGCAAGGCAATATGAGCGAAATAGAACTAACCGCATTACTTATTAGCCTTAAAATAAAAGGCGAAGTGAGCGATGAAATTGCAGGCGCTGCCGCATCAATGCGTGAAAACGCGGTTACTTTTAATACAACTAGTACACAACTTGCCGATAGCTGCGGCACCGGTGGTGATGGCTCAAATACCATTAATATAAGTACTACTGCTGCAATTGTGGCAGCCGCTGCGGGTATTAATATGGTAAAACATGGTAATCGCAGCGTATCGAGTAATTCAGGCTCAGCCGATTTACTCAAAGCACTGGGCATTAATATTGATATGAGCCCAGAACAAGCTGCACAATGCCTTGAGCAAACACACTTTACCTTTTTGTTTGCACCGCATTACCACAGCGGCGTACGCCATGCGATGGGCGTACGTACTGCACTTAAAACACGTACAATTTTTAATATTTTAGGCCCCCTTGCTAATCCTGCTGCACCTGATGTTCAGTTACTGGGGGTTTACGACGAGTCGCTATGTATGCCAATGGCGCAAACGCTTAAAACATTAGGCACAAAGCGCGCAATGATAGTTCATGGCTCAGGTACTGACGAAATCGCCCTGCACGGCCCAACCAATGTAGTTGAGCTTAACAATGGCGAAATAACCCACTACACATTAAGCCCAAGCGACTTTGACCTTGCAAACTATTCACTTGAACAACTAGCCGGTGAAGGCCCACAATACAACGCAAATGCAAGCCTTGCCATATTAAAAGGTAAAGGCACAGACGCACACAACGCTGCCATTGTGGTTAATGTTGCTGCACTTTTATACCTAAGCGGTAAAGTGCAATCATTAAAAGACGGCGCACAACAGGTACAAACATTACTCAGTTCAGGCAAAGCCATGGACACATTAAATGCAATTATTGAGGTAAGTCATGGCTAA